In Mytilus edulis chromosome 6, xbMytEdul2.2, whole genome shotgun sequence, the following proteins share a genomic window:
- the LOC139526109 gene encoding carbohydrate sulfotransferase 9-like — protein sequence MKEKIIGIAIACFIFCSFILYRNEFQGKPILLLPNGSNAATLLDENLDDEQYNSTLKKRINHLKQFCKYHPNLYPNRKLVHQPLIDEILRVKYCWIEKVGSSFMTSFFRHFQNYTLARNTTLNRQSEYGRTNKDINQQQHKGDNYTRIMMVRDPFERLLSGYIDKFFLPSPIFWKKRGGYIIKQFRPNSSVKEQSCGHNVTFLEFIQYVVHVSTREKNMEEPHFTPMHTHCKPCLIHYDYIWKLETIMQDFKHTIKQLINRKELHIDGFDFRMDKEHLSSDVISRITFMFERRYDNEKCITFYEACLRTWRGFQMRGVIDKNDKFPLISLPEDFNVTVYKDLVMKSSNAIKSKSKVKGQKKEVFLESYSLLPVKLLEQLEGSVTMIDSEIFNYRKSLRILLQDYKRNNFSYFDFL from the exons ATGAAGGAAAAAATAATTGGAATAGCAATCGCCTGcttcattttttgttcatttattctGTATAGAAATGAATTCCAAG GAAAACCAATACTTCTGTTACCGAATGGTTCTAATGCAGCAACACTGTTGGATGAG aaCCTTGACGATGAACAATACAACTCTACGCTAAAGAAACGGATCAACCATTTAAAACAGTTTTGTAAATATCATCCCAATTTATATCCCAACAGAAAGCTTGTACACCAACCTCTTATTGACGAAATATTGCGTGTAAAATACTGTTGGATAGAAAAAGTTGGTTCATCATTCATGACAAGTTTCTTtagacattttcaaaattatacaCTTGCGAGGAATACAACACTTAATCGACAGTCAGAGTATGGTAGGACTAACAAAGACATAAATCAACAGCAACACAAGGGAGATAACTATACAAGGATAATGATGGTGCGAGATCCTTTCGAAAGACTTTTATCTGGATACATAGATAAGTTTTTCTTGCCAAGTCCAATATTTTGGAAAAAGAGAGGGgggtatattataaaacaatttagaCCTAATTCGTCAGTGAAGGAACAGTCATGTGGACACAATGTTACGTTCTTAGAATTTATTCAGTATGTCGTCCATGTTAGTACTCGAGAAAAGAACATGGAGGAACCACACTTTACGCCAATGCATACACACTGTAAACCTTGTCTGATCCATTACGATTACATATGGAAACTTGAAACGATAATGCAGGATTTTAAACATACTATCAAGCAGCTTATAAATAGGAAAGAACTCCATATCGATGGTTTCGATTTCCGAATGGACAAAGAACATTTATCTTCGGATGTTATCTCTAGAATTACGTTTATGTTCGAACGGAGATATGACAATGAAAAGTGTATAACGTTCTATGAAGCATGTCTGAGAACTTGGCGAGGATTTCAAATGAGAGGGGTAATTGATAAAAATGATAAGTTCCCTCTTATTTCACTTCCGGAAGATTTTAATGTTACGGTGTACAAAGACCTTGTTATGAAATCGTCAAATGCGATAAAATCCAAGtctaaggtcaaaggtcagaaAAAGGAAGTATTTCTAGAGTCGTACAGTCTTCTGCCAGTTAAACTTTTGGAACAACTAGAAGGATCAGTTACTATGATAGATAGTGAAATATTCAACTATAGAAAAAGTCTTAGGATACTGTTGCAGGATtacaaaagaaataattttagttattttgactttttatag
- the LOC139526439 gene encoding uncharacterized protein has translation MALPVNKHDNDTFFKTEISHSSTDQDHVITKSKPSEFTKENESIQTKQQNHDLRQKTPEKFKPEIGLVHMRRTPTPSEGTRKPPLNEQPDGNFFKFMNMRKIAKQVRKVQINRQLRLDYTGNETIEHKVRKFKPEDIEPIIYGFLKDNLEFCMYDSEECKHLSMELSEELKDVVKAMKFPRYKFVTMVTIGQKNKQCVSIGSRSVWNQDMDTYASVHYSNETLFAVAIVFATFFE, from the coding sequence ATGgcgttaccagtaaataaacatgacaATGACACTTTCTTTAAGACAGAAATTTCCCATTCCTCGACAGATCAAGATCATGTCATTACTAAATCTAAACCTTCGGAGTTCACAAAGGAAAATGAGTCTATACAAACCAAACAACAGAATCACGATCTTCGACAGAAAACGCCAGAAAAATTCAAACCGGAAATAGGGTTGGTCCACATGAGGCGAACTCCAACACCGTCAGAGGGAACCAGAAAGCCGCCATTGAATGAGCAACCTGAtggaaatttcttcaaatttatgaACATGCGCAAAATTGCCAAACAAGTTCGAAAGGTGCAAATCAATCGACAGCTCCGATTAGACTATACCGGAAATGAAACAATTGAACATAAAGTACGAAAATTTAAGCCGGAAGATATAGAACCGATCATTTACGGATTTCTTAAAGATAATTTAGAATTTTGTATGTATGATTCTGAAGAATGTAAACATCTTTCTATGGAACTTAGTGAAGAACTAAAAGATGTTGTCAAAGCTATGAAATTCCCACGTTACAAATTCGTCACCATGGTAACAATAGGACAGAAGAATAAACAATGTGTGAGCATTGGAAGCCGTTCAGTTTGGAATCAGGATATGGATACTTATGCAAGTGTGCATTACTCAAACGAAACATTATTTGCAGTTGCAATTGTTTTTGCTACattttttgaataa